Within the Amycolatopsis solani genome, the region CGCGACCCGCGCTTCCCCGGCCGCGTGAACGACATCGCCGTGGAGTGCGGGAATTCGCTGCTGCAGCCGTTGCTGGACGACTACATCGCCGGGGGTGACGTCCCGGACGTCAGCCGCGTCTGGCGCGACACGACCCAGCCGAGCTGCGGGTTCTCGACGTTCTACGAGCAGCTTTTCGCGCTGGTGCGGCAGGTCAACACGACGCTGCCCGCCGCGCGGAAGATCCGGGTGCTGGCGTGCGATCCACCGGTGGACTGGAGCCGCGTCCAGGCGCCGGCCGACCTGGAGCCGTTCCTGGACCGCGACACGACGATCGCCTCGGTGGTGGAGACCCAGGTGCTGCAGAAGCACCGGAAGGTCCTGATGCTGTTCGGCCTCGGCCACCTGACGCACGACGGCGGCAGCGGCGCGGTCGCCCGCCTGGAGCGCGCCCACCCCGGTGCGGCGTACGTCGTCGCGGATCACCGCGGGTTCACTGTGGACAATGCCCGGCTCGAGCAGCGGCTGGGTTCGTGGCCCGCTTTGGTACCGGTGCAGGGTTCCTGGCTCGGCGGCCTCGAGACGACGTACTTCCCGCTGAACCGGGAGTACCCGCCGGGCACGCGGGGATACCCCGGCGTGGACGCGTACCTGTACGAGGGCCCGGCGGACACGCTGCTGCGCGAACCGCTGTCGGCCCGCGCGATCCTGGACAACGACTATCTCACCGAACTGCGCCGGCGGGCGGCCGCGATCCAGGCCCCGCCGGACGGGATCGAGTGGCCGGAGTTCTTCTTCCAGCGGGAGCGCACGTCCGGAGTCCTGCTGCACGGCTAGTCTCGCGCGGGGCTCGTGAGTGTTTGTTCGGGTTCTAACCCGACTAAACACTCACGACCGGGTGCGAGACCCAGACGTTCGGCTCGACGTAGACCGCGAAGTCCTCGGCCACCGAGACGAACACCGGGGCGAGCGCGCCCGGGACGGTCGCGACGCCGTCTTGGTCGAACGGCAGGCCGGTCCAGCGCCGCCAGTCCGCGAGCGGTGCCTGGACCGTCGCCGAACAGGGGGCGATCGCCTCGACGCGGCCGCCCGCGCGGACGTGGGTGCGCAGCCAGCGGTCCGCGGGCAGCCCGTCCGCGCGGGTCTCGGCGGCGTACTCGCGCATCGGCTTCGACGGCACCGCCGCCTTGTCCGGCGGCCGGACCGGGATCACCAGCGAGCCCAGCCCGGCCGCCGCGGCGGCGTCGCGCATCGCGGCCAGCACCGTGCCGGCGTGGCCGCGGCCCTGGTGCTCCGGGTGCACGGCGATCTCCAGCGCGCCCGCGGTGTCCGCCGCGACGTCGTCGAGCGCGTCCTCCGCGGCCCACACCGCCACTTCGTCCCAGCCGCGGGCGGGCAGCGTTCCGCGACCGCGGAACGGCACCATGATGCCGCGCGCGATCGGCTGGTCGCCGTCGAGCAACGCGACGACGAGGTGCGGCCAGCGGCGCGCCACCCGGCGGCCGCGCACCAGCAGGCTCGTGAGGCTGCCCGCCATGAACGACGGCGAACCCGGCGGGTACGGGATGGCGTAGACGGCCTCGGCCAGGTCCGGCCGCCGCGCCAGGGTCGTCAGCACCTCAGGTGCCACGGGACCACGATTCCAGTGCGATCAGCGTCTTCGTCCCCGTCACCTGGTGGTGCCGCCGGATCTCGTCGATCGTCTTCTGCAGGTGCGCCATGTCGCGCACCCTCAGCCACACCAGCGCGTCCGGGTCGCCCGCGATCGTGAAGACCGCCTGGGCCTCCGGCATCCGGGTCGTCGTGCGCAGGATCTCCGCGACCTTCGTGTTGCCGACGAAACGCAGCTCGGTGAACGCCTCGATGCCCCAGCCCAGCTTCGCGTGGTCGACCTGGACCGTGAAGCCGGTGATCACGCCGGTCTCACGCAGCCGGTCGATGCGGCGCTTGACCGCGGCCGTGGAGAGGGTGACGCGGCCGGCGATGTCGGACAGCGTGCGGCGGGCGTCCTCGCGCAGCAGGCCGAGGATCTCGTGGTCGGTCGCGTCGAGCAGCTCTTCGGGCATGCGTGCGAGCGTAACTCCGCGCAAAATTCCGAGCCAACCGGAGCGCGGGGCCTCCGAAGTTTGCGTATAGAGTCCCGGAACGCCAACGCCTGTTGCGTCGCTGTGGCCGGCGTCGCACTGTGCCCGGAAGCACATCGAGAGGAGCCTCGCCGTGGAGACGTTCACGCTCGAAGACCGCTATCTGCGGGAGGCGGGGACCGTGCACCTGACCGGGGTGCAAGCCCTGGTCCGGCTGCTGTTCGACCGCGTCCGGCACGACCGCGCCCGCGGGGGCGACCCCGCCGTCTTCGTCTCGGGCTACGAGGGCTCCCCGCTGGCCGGGTACGACCTCGAGCTCGGCCGCCGCTCGACGCTGCTGGAGAAGCACGACGTCGTGCACCGGCCCGGGCTCAACGAGGAGCTGGCCGCGACCTCGGTGATGGGCAGCCAGCTCGTCGCGGGCGCCGGCGGGAAGCGGGGCGTCACCGGCTTCTGGTACGGCAAGGCCCCCGGCCTCGACCGGGCCTCCGACGCGCTCCGCCACGCCAACCTGGCCGGCACCGACCCGCGTGGCGGCGCCGTCGCGCTCGTCGGCGACGACCCGAACGCGAAGTCCTCGACCGTGCCCTGCGCGTCCGAGCTCGCCCTCGCCGACCTGGCGATCCCGATCCTCTACCCCACCGACTCCCAGGACGTCCTCGACCTCGGCATGCACGCGGTCGAGCTGTCCCGCGCGGCCGGCGTGTGGACGTCGCTCAAGATCGTCGCGAACGTCGCCGACGCGTCCGGCACCGCCACCGTCAGTCCTCAGTGGACCGCGCCGGAACTCGAGCGGGCGTACCGGCACACGCCGACGTCGCGGCTGCTCGGCACCAGCCTCGCCGAGCTGGAGCGCAGCCTCTTCACCGTCCGGCTCCCGCTGGTCACGGAGTACCTGCGCGCGAGCGGGATCAACCGCATCACCGCGCGCGGGCCCGCCGACCGGATCGGCATCGTCTCCGCCGGCAAGTCCTACCTGGACCTCCAGCAGGCGCTGCGCGCGCTCGGCCTCGACGCGGGCGCCCTGGCGAAGTACGGCATCCGCGTGCTCAAGCTCGGCGCGATCCACCCGCTGGAGCCCGCGATCGTCCGCGAATTCGCCGAAGGGCTCGACGA harbors:
- a CDS encoding GNAT family N-acetyltransferase, coding for MAPEVLTTLARRPDLAEAVYAIPYPPGSPSFMAGSLTSLLVRGRRVARRWPHLVVALLDGDQPIARGIMVPFRGRGTLPARGWDEVAVWAAEDALDDVAADTAGALEIAVHPEHQGRGHAGTVLAAMRDAAAAAGLGSLVIPVRPPDKAAVPSKPMREYAAETRADGLPADRWLRTHVRAGGRVEAIAPCSATVQAPLADWRRWTGLPFDQDGVATVPGALAPVFVSVAEDFAVYVEPNVWVSHPVVSV
- a CDS encoding Lrp/AsnC family transcriptional regulator, giving the protein MPEELLDATDHEILGLLREDARRTLSDIAGRVTLSTAAVKRRIDRLRETGVITGFTVQVDHAKLGWGIEAFTELRFVGNTKVAEILRTTTRMPEAQAVFTIAGDPDALVWLRVRDMAHLQKTIDEIRRHHQVTGTKTLIALESWSRGT